Proteins encoded in a region of the Paenibacillus wynnii genome:
- the flgM gene encoding flagellar biosynthesis anti-sigma factor FlgM: MKINETGRINAINPYQRNAESQRQEQMKKSTRKDEVSISTEAMKLLEAQNSGKVDAERALKIENLKQQVSAGTYQVDASKLAEKLAPYFKQSSEN, encoded by the coding sequence ATGAAAATTAACGAGACCGGACGTATTAACGCGATTAATCCTTATCAACGCAACGCGGAATCGCAAAGGCAGGAACAAATGAAGAAGAGTACACGTAAGGATGAGGTTTCGATCTCTACAGAAGCCATGAAGCTTCTCGAGGCACAGAACAGCGGTAAGGTTGATGCTGAACGTGCACTCAAGATTGAGAACTTGAAGCAGCAGGTTTCTGCCGGCACTTACCAAGTTGACGCATCCAAGCTCGCAGAGAAACTCGCCCCTTATTTTAAGCAATCCTCCGAGAATTAG
- a CDS encoding flagellar protein FlgN, whose protein sequence is MALTKLIELLERLDEAHQQMLDLAATKKEAIMDNKVEGIIEILNRESKLMKLTRQLEEQRAEAAYAFLQGVGIRSNLNLNLTELSRLVFDPDDKSRLLHVQLKLSDTLKSLKQANELNQKLIEQSLTFIDYTLDLLVGRPNQDITYHHPSDKGAAVNRSGLFDARG, encoded by the coding sequence ATGGCACTGACAAAATTGATTGAACTATTGGAGCGGCTGGACGAGGCCCATCAACAAATGCTGGATCTGGCCGCTACCAAGAAAGAAGCTATTATGGATAATAAAGTTGAGGGGATCATAGAAATCCTTAACCGTGAATCCAAGCTTATGAAGCTGACTCGACAACTCGAGGAGCAGCGTGCAGAGGCGGCTTATGCCTTTCTGCAAGGAGTTGGTATTCGTTCCAACCTCAACCTGAACCTCACCGAGTTGTCCAGGCTTGTATTTGACCCAGATGACAAGTCGCGACTTCTGCATGTTCAGCTTAAGCTTTCAGACACTTTGAAAAGTCTGAAGCAAGCTAACGAGCTTAATCAGAAACTGATTGAGCAGTCGCTTACCTTTATAGATTATACCTTGGACTTATTAGTTGGCAGACCCAATCAGGACATTACTTATCATCATCCATCTGACAAGGGTGCCGCAGTTAACCGGTCGGGACTTTTTGACGCTCGGGGATAG
- the flgK gene encoding flagellar hook-associated protein FlgK, producing MTSTFHSIETARRSLFTQTAALNTTGHNIANANTEGYSRQTVKMTASRPIEAYGLTKSTVPGQLGTGVEFGSIERVRESFLDNQFRDENSALGNWTIQSNTLDKLEAIFQEPSDTGISTVMNNFWKSWSDLSKNPADSTARKIVVQTTQSMTDAMNYLSRQLDNLNTDLASNIAVKGTEIQTYLSSVAELNKSIFRIESLGDKANDLRDQRDLFVDKLSKIININVVETESGFNVSLGSQPLVQGFAVSATTDSAFLNSAYGDGLSGDMKSGEVYGMIASSKNYVADYKKQLDNIANTIATGDIVVTLPKGSVLPEGTILTNDVTVTKADGSTATITAGSLFPIGATLNSDVKTTVQGLNGLHQLGYTMDGTLNPGKPLFTITGDGTAITAGNITLNAEIAADSNLLATSLRTTGTGTAEAVVKGNNTLALLLATQQTGSFKSPSSGITATADTFYKSLVGQLGIQSQEATRQTENSNYLVEQVNARRQSVSGVSLDEEMANMLVFQHAYSAAARFMTTYDQLLDKLINSTGVVGR from the coding sequence ATGACATCTACTTTTCACTCGATCGAGACGGCGAGACGCAGTTTGTTCACACAGACGGCAGCTTTAAATACAACCGGACATAATATCGCCAATGCCAATACAGAGGGTTACAGCCGTCAGACCGTTAAGATGACTGCCTCCCGTCCCATTGAAGCTTATGGACTTACCAAATCTACGGTTCCAGGTCAGTTAGGCACAGGCGTAGAATTCGGATCTATTGAACGTGTCCGAGAGTCCTTTTTGGATAATCAATTCCGTGATGAGAACTCAGCTCTCGGCAACTGGACTATCCAGTCGAATACACTAGACAAGCTGGAAGCTATCTTTCAAGAGCCTTCCGATACCGGAATCAGTACCGTGATGAATAACTTTTGGAAGTCCTGGTCTGACCTCAGTAAGAATCCTGCAGACAGTACAGCTCGTAAGATTGTAGTTCAAACTACACAATCCATGACGGACGCTATGAACTATTTGAGCAGACAGCTTGATAATCTGAACACGGATTTAGCATCCAATATTGCTGTTAAAGGCACCGAAATACAGACGTATCTTTCTTCAGTAGCTGAACTTAACAAATCTATCTTCAGAATTGAGAGCTTGGGTGACAAAGCAAATGACCTGCGTGATCAACGTGATCTATTCGTAGACAAGCTTTCAAAGATTATTAATATCAATGTAGTTGAAACGGAGAGTGGGTTTAACGTTTCATTAGGAAGTCAACCGCTGGTTCAAGGTTTCGCGGTTTCAGCTACTACCGATAGTGCTTTTTTGAACTCAGCTTATGGCGATGGTTTATCGGGTGATATGAAATCTGGCGAGGTCTATGGAATGATTGCTTCCAGCAAGAACTATGTGGCTGATTACAAGAAACAGCTCGATAATATAGCTAATACCATTGCTACTGGTGATATAGTAGTAACTCTTCCTAAAGGCTCTGTACTTCCAGAAGGAACTATCCTTACCAATGATGTCACTGTAACCAAGGCGGATGGATCTACTGCTACTATTACCGCGGGATCGCTGTTTCCTATAGGTGCTACCTTGAATTCAGATGTAAAAACAACGGTTCAAGGGCTAAACGGGCTTCATCAACTAGGTTATACAATGGATGGTACTCTCAATCCAGGCAAACCTCTGTTCACAATTACAGGTGATGGAACGGCCATTACGGCCGGGAATATTACCCTTAACGCTGAAATTGCTGCGGACAGCAACCTCTTGGCAACCTCCCTTCGAACTACTGGAACGGGAACTGCCGAAGCAGTAGTAAAAGGCAATAATACATTAGCACTCTTGTTAGCTACTCAGCAGACGGGTTCTTTTAAATCTCCATCATCGGGGATTACAGCAACAGCAGACACCTTTTACAAATCACTGGTAGGACAACTTGGTATTCAATCACAGGAAGCTACACGCCAAACCGAAAACTCCAATTATCTGGTGGAGCAAGTAAATGCGCGTCGTCAATCCGTCAGTGGAGTTTCCCTGGACGAGGAAATGGCCAACATGCTAGTGTTTCAACACGCTTACAGCGCGGCGGCACGGTTCATGACCACTTATGATCAATTACTAGATAAATTAATTAATTCTACCGGCGTCGTAGGCAGATAA